A part of Rhodamnia argentea isolate NSW1041297 chromosome 8, ASM2092103v1, whole genome shotgun sequence genomic DNA contains:
- the LOC115741237 gene encoding uncharacterized protein LOC115741237, producing MGSISLGVRITSAMAAVASAPSWIPEDDLLLKNAVESGASLEALAKGAVRFSRKFTVGEIRERWHSLLYDPSISAEASARMIECETSAKKSGSCKENPETSGKRKAESIRKIYYAMRKQICSQSANSIFSDEPDVNGFICNESFVHENHIQGHFGGQDPNANVLNPGLVMDSVAAKETSEKGGYLRNDYCNKFNEKVPVFTVKQLVRKDTESSDGRHEDTLSTHVDNSHPKDCAVLEDVEPGHTLPGAGASNHSIELSSPHSRLPIWKTIEDVAAPAILMNDKIPSIEEVMKLCDDLNREHMCLPDHNNSSEKILSDENALKQIGSSTALSENDFVYFSECLWSYGDDLLMDVDEKGTTDKVCNESANLQVLDYANSSVKDDTSVPCPTQTLNSNLASGQDVNFPPTSDFRVDKLDVDHGYQHGSADIDKLSSTAAPDPPLPGDVREELMVCTLNSEDPEIPCNDDFIPSTSYHSHKARSGLSLSSANRGNREQGRSFLKKEKNHTQSSEPCQIMGLQASSNFGPKYPLASSGVKCEFASSNYLNSVSRPALNAHLDRSPCITASGPLHINGEALTKLESSDICNAMTFHLDAGAGPTRDDFQEPQGSPSVVDPEESESGDDVPCFSDIEAMILDMDLCPNDWDTYVGREVSRYSHEDAKRAIVRLEQCVQSSIRRAIASRGGLAVLCGRHLKHYIRKPEVILGRSTYDFDVDIDLGRGGGTNKISRRQALIKLEKDGSFSLKNLGRCSMFLNGREVTSGQRLDLSSGCLIEVKGISFLFEMNPESVGQYLAKLQ from the exons ATGGGTTCAATTTCGCTTGGGGTTCGAATCACGAGCGCGATGGCGGCGGTTGCTTCAGCCCCCAGTTGGATACCTGAGGACGATCTGTTGTTGAAGAACGCTGTTGAG TCGGGTGCTTCTCTGGAAGCACTAGCTAAAGGAGCTGTACGGTTTTCTCGAAAGTTTACCGTCGGAGAAATAAGAGAGCGGTGGCATTCGCTTCTTTATGATCCTTCCATCTCTGCAGAAGCTTCTGCTCGTATGATTGAGTGCGAAACTTCAGCTAAAAAATCTGGGAGTTGTAAAGAAAATCCAGAAACTTCAGGTAAACGAAAAGCCGAGAGCATTCGGAAAATATATTATGCTATGCGGAAGCAGATTTGCAGCCAGTCTGCAAATTCTATTTTCTCTGATGAACCTGATGTGAATGGTTTCATCTGTAATGAAAGTTTTGTGCATGAAAATCATATTCAAGGCCACTTTGGTGGACAGGATCCTAACGCAAATGTTTTGAATCCTGGATTGGTCATGGATTCTGTTGCAGCTAAAGAAACTAGTGAAAAAGGAGGGTACTTGAGAAATGATTACTGTAACAAGTTCAACGAAAAGGTCCCTGTATTCACAGTCAAGCAACTAGTGAGAAAGGACACTGAAAGTTCTGATGGTCGTCATGAAGATACCCTAAGTACGCATGTGGATAATAGTCATCCAAAGGATTGTGCTGTTCTTGAGGACGTGGAGCCAGGTCATACGCTTCCAGGTGCTGGTGCGTCCAACCACTCGATAGAACTGTCATCTCCTCATTCGAGGTTACCTATATGGAAGACGATCGAAGATGTGGCAGCACCTGCAATCCTAATGAATGATAAGATTCCTTCTATAGAAGAGGTAATGAAACTCTGCGATGATCTCAATAGGGAGCACATGTGTTTGCCAGATCACAACAACAGCTCTGAGAAAATTTTGTCGGATGAAAATGCTCTCAAGCAAATTGGGAGTTCTACTGCTCTCTCTGAAAATGACTTTGTATATTTTTCTGAATGTTTATGGAGCTATGGGGATGACCTATTAATGGACGTTGATGAGAAAGGTACAACAGATAAGGTTTGTAACGAGAGTGCTAATTTACAGGTGTTGGATTATGCAAACAGCAGTGTTAAAGATGATACATCTGTTCCTTGTCCAACTCAAACACTGAATTCAAATCTGGCTAGTGGTCAAGATGTAAATTTTCCACCAACGTCAGATTTCCGAGTTGATAAGTTAGACGTTGATCATGGGTACCAGCATGGTAGTGCAGACATCGATAAGCTTTCATCAACAGCGGCACCAGATCCTCCTCTTCCTGGAGACGTCCGTGAGGAACTTATGGTATGCACATTGAATAGTGAAGACCCAGAGATTCCATGCAACGATGATTTTATCCCGTCTACATCGTACCATAGTCATAAGGCACGCAGTGGCCTCTCTTTATCATCTGCTAACCGAGGAAACAGAGAACAAGGACGGAGCTtcttaaagaaagaaaagaaccacACACAATCTTCCGAGCCCTGTCAGATAATGGGGCTGCAGGCGTCGTCAaattttggtccaaaatatccACTTGCTAGTTCTGGGGTAAAATGTGAATTTGCCAGCAGTAACTATCTTAATTCTGTCTCCAGGCCAGCCCTCAATGCCCATTTAGACCGGAGTCCGTGCATAACAGCATCTGGACCATTACACATAAATGGAGAAGCATTGACCAAGCTAGAGTCCTCTGATATATGCAATGCTATGACTTTTCATTTAGATGCCGGAGCAGGACCTACAAGAGATGATTTTCAGGAACCACAAGGAAGTCCCTCTGTCGTGGATCCGGAAGAGTCTGAAAGCGGAGACGACGTTCCTTGTTTTTCTGATATTGAAGCCATG ATACTCGACATGGATTTATGTCCCAACGATTGGGATACCTATGTCGGCAGAGAAG TTTCTAGGTACTCACATGAGGACGCTAAGAGGGCTATTGTTAGATTGGAGCAATGTGTTCAATCTTCTATACGGAGAGCCATCGCTTCTCGAGGTGGCCTTGCAGTATTATGCGGGCGCCACTTGAAGCATTACATTAGAAAACCTGAG GTCATACTCGGCAGATCAACTTACGACTTTGATGTCGATATTGATcttggaagaggaggagggacaAACAAAATATCCCGACGACAG GCGTTGATTAAGTTGGAAAAGGacggttctttttctttgaagaaTCTAGGCAGGTGCTCCATGTTCTTGAACGGGAGAGAAGTCACCAGCGGGCAGCGACTGGATCTTAGCTCGGGCTGTTTGATCGAG GTCAAAGGGATAAGCTTTTTATTCGAGATGAACCCCGAATCCGTCGGTCAGTACCTGGCAAAGTTGCAGTAG